One Polaribacter reichenbachii genomic window, TTTCATCGAAAATCTATTCTCAAGAGCCTAATTTGGCTAAAAAAGCAGATTTACCAACAACACTTTTATCTAATAAAATTATAAATACTACAAGTACAGTCGATACAGTCTATATACCCATAGATATGTATGAAAATATGTCTATAGAAATTAAAGCCAAAGTGGTTTCTTCTGAAGGTAGAGGACTAGATGTAGATTTAAGAAAAAAAGATTTAACTGGGTTTAGAACATCGCTTAACACAGAAAAACTACAATGGTCTGCCCCTCTATCTAGCAGTTATTTGATGAATTTTTCATCTACAGAAGAACAAACAATTCGTTATGCAGTAGAAGGTAATATGGTTCATATATACCAAAACGGAAGTTATATAGATTCTAAAAATCTCACAACTTTTAATAATATTGTTGATGGAGTAGAAGAAACAGATCCAGATTTTTCTGAAGGAATTACAGGATCAAATATAGCAGAAAACATTTTTGGAAATCTAACAACTGAAACGCCATTAGATGCTGGTTGGAAAAATAACGGTGCAGGCACAGTACCATGGAACACACCAAATACAAATTCTGGTGTAAGATTTACCAATACTTTAAATAATAGATTTACCTATAATGGACAAACATATTCAGAAAACAATCATTTTATGTTAATGCGTTGGGAAAGTGGTGTTACCAACGGTTCTTCTTATTATTATCCATTAACTTTAGAAGCGAATAAAACCTATAATTTAAGTTCATTATATACCTATTGGGGAAATGGTTCTTCTGGTACATTTAAAATTGGTGTAAGTAAAGAAACCACAGGTATCAATATTATTAACCAATCTGAAATTACTATTTCTAACGGAAATGCTAAAGAATTATATGATAATAATTTAACTTTTTCTACTACAGATGCTGGAACTTATTATCTATTAGTTGAAAATGATGGTGCTGGAATCTGGTTTCTAGGAGATATTAAACTTTATGAATTTGAAGCTGAATCTAGAATTATTGTAGGTAAAAATTACTTAGATGGTTCTGCTAATATGCAAATAACTTCTGTAACTTTCGATGATACTGGTTCTTTTGCACCTGTTTCTTCAGGAAACTTTCCTAAAAACCCTGTAAACATTAATAATGAAAATTACTCTATTGGCAGATTTATTAACGCTGAAGTTACTGTTTCTGGTAAATCTGAAATACATATTACAGAAATAGATCCTTTAAGAAATAGTGCTATTAATTTAACTTCTGATGACTCCTGGTTGTATCTAGAAAGAATAAAACCATCTAAATTTTTAGATGACTCAAACCCTTGGTTAGATGCAGTAAAGATTAATGGACAAAAATTTGATATTAATAAAGATAGAATAGGTATTTATGCTTCTGGATGTGTTATTATTCCTAACGGTAAATTAGCAACGCAAGAAGCTTTAACTATATATACAGAAGAGAATTTTGGTGGAAATTTTAAGAAACTTGAAGTTGAAACGTATCATAATAACTTAGATACATATGATAATAATGTAAAATCTTTTAAGCTTAAAAAAGGTTTTGCTGTAACTTTTGCTAATAATAAAGATGGAACTGGATTTAGTAAAATGTTTATTGCAAGTGATGAAGATTTAGAAATACCTGTATTACCAGAAGGTTTTATTGCTACAGCAACAGATAAAAGTAGTTTTATATCTTTTATTAGGGTTTTTAAATGGCATTGGAACTCAAAGAAAGGATTAGCTAATAAATTAGGAGGTGATGCTAATTATCAAGCAAGTCCATCAATATACTACAATTGGTCTGCAGGAGGAGATACAGAAAATGTAGATGTTACTTATGTTCCTATGAGACATAACCTCGGCTGGGATTCTTTTACAAAAATTAACTCTAGTACCAATGTAACGCATGTATTGGGTTATAATGAACCTGCAAGACCAGACCAAGCAGATATGAGTGTGGAATCTGCAATTAATCAATGGCCAGAGTTTTTTAAATCTGGTTTAAGAATAGGTTCTCCTGCACCTGCAGCAATTGGTAGCTCTTGGTTATCAGAGTTTATGAAAATTTGTGATGAGCTAAATTATCGTGTAGATTTTGTTGCTTTTCATGCTTATCAAGATCAGCCTACAAGTTGGTGGAGTTGGAATATTTCTACTGCTGCGATAGGAGGAAGACCTGTATGGATTACAGAATGGAATAATGGTGCAAACTGGACCAATGGTGCAGATGCTGCTAAATGGCCAGATATAAGCGGCCTAAGATTTTATCCGAATGGAGATCCTATTTTAGATGAAAATGGTGTACAAAAAACAGGTTCATTGCCACTTACAGCAGCCAATGCAGAAAGAAATAAGATTAAGTTAGAACAAATATTAAGTTATTTTGAAACTAATGATTTAGTAGAACATCATTTTTTATATCAATGGGTTAATGATGCTAGATCATTAGAATTAGGTGGGCAAATTACACCTGCAGGAGAAATGTTTGGTGAATTTAATTCTAGTAAAGGATTTAAAAAATCTAAAGAATATAATCACACTTGGAAAATTGCACCAGCATGGTTAGAACAAAGTTTATCGAACGATTTTAGTAAAAGTGTAATTTCTTGGTATGATCATAATGGAGAAACTGGTAAAAATTATACTTTAGAAAGAAAAATAAACGATGAAACTAATTTTACACCAATTGCAACATTGGTTTTAGGTGAAGATTATGAAGCAGGAAAAACAATAAGTTTTGAAGATGAATTTACCTATGACATTGCAAAATATAGAGTTAGAGCAGTAAGTTATAAAGATAGTCAATCTATATATTCAAGAGAAATAACTATTACTAGAGATCAACCTGCAGCAGCACCTAATTTAACTGCTAAAGCACTTTCTGGAACTGTAATAGAACTTGATTGGAATAACGCTGCAAATGCAAGTTTGTATAATATTAAAAGGTCTAACACAGTAGATGGAGAGTTTGAATTGATAGCAGAGAACATTAGTGAAATTACCTTTAGAGATACAAATTTAGATGCTAATACAACATATTTTTATAAAGTTGTAGGTGTTAATAGTTTTGGAGAAGGAAATTCGTCTAATACAGTGTCTGTTACAACTCTTGGTATTAGTGCTCCTGAGCAAATAGATAATATTTATATTTCTTCTGGTGATGGCTCAAACATAATTACTTGGAATTTTGTATTTGATACATATTATACAATTTATAGAGCTACAAGTCCTAACGATACTTTTTCAGAAATTGAAAGTAACTTTGAGGGTGTAAAGTATGTAGATAATTCTAATATAGTAAATGGAACTACTTACTATTATAAAGTTGTACCAAAAAATACTGAAGGTACAGGTCCTGAATCTGACGTGTTAGTTGCTACACCAAAAAAAGGACAGCATGCCAAATTTACCTTTAATGAAAATGTAGGAGTTGTAGCTTATGATGAGTGGGGAGGATATCATGGAGAATTAAAAAATAATGCAAATTGGTCTATAGGATCAGAAGGAAGTGCAGTTTCATTATCTGCTACAGACGAGTCATATATACAAGTTGGAAACAATATCATGTCTAACCTAAATGATTTTTCTATTTCAACATGGTTCAAAACGCCTGCAGTTAATAACGATTTTTTACGTTTATTTGATTTTGGTGGTGGAACAGGCAATTTTATGTTATTAATACCAAAAGCTAATGACACCCAATCTAGATTTATAATAGACCCTATAAACGGAACACGTTATAATGTATATATGACATGTGATTTCCCTGTAGATGAATGGGTGCACGTTGCTTTAACTTTAGAAGGTAGTACTTTAAAATATTATATTAATGGAGAATTAGTTTTTACAGATACTAATTGTACACTTACACCTGCAGATGTTGGTGATACTAATCAAAATTACTTAGGTAAATCTCAATATTCTAATGATTTATATACAGATTATAGTTATGATAGTTTTGAAATTTATAATTACGCATTAGTAGATAGTGATGTAATAAAACTTTCTAAAAGAGAAACGTTGCTTATAGAAAATATTAAAGATTTTAATAATTTAAATGTTAGAGTATATCCTAACCCAATAGAAAGAGGACAAAGAATTAACATTGATCTTAGTTCTAAATATAATGTTGATATGAAAGGTACAATAAACGTTTATAATCTATTAGGAGCTCTAGTAAGTAGTAATAAGATTCAAAAAAATGTTATGACTATTAAAGCACCATCTAAAAGTAATATTTATATTGTTGAAATAAGAACAGCAACTATAACAAAGCAATTAAAGATTATTGTTAAATAATAATTAATACAACTTTATAAAAAAAAGGGGAATGACAGAAATTATCATTCCCTTTTTAATTACCCTTAAAATTATAGAGAGTTTAAAATCATTTTAACTTATAAGAGAAATAATAATATAGTTTTTAGCAGGCATAAATTCGTTTTTAGTTATGTTAACATCTAATAAAAGTATGTATTAAACCTAGACAAACTAAATAAAACTTAATTATGTAACCTAATTAACTAGTAGAAGAAAGCTAATAAAAAAAGGGAATGACAACTAAACTAGTTATCATTCCCTTTACTATTTTATTATTTACTTATAACTAATGCCTAACTAAAAGTTTTTTTATAGATATTTTATCATCTTGATTAAGCTTTAGAATATACATACCAGAAGGTAATTTAGAAACATTTAACTGTTTGCTATTCGTAATATTTTTATTTAATAATAACCTTCCATTTACGTCGTATACAAATGCTTTTAATGTTGAATTAGTATTGTTAAAATTAAATTTTAAAACATCATTTGCAGGTATTGGTCCGTATGTTAAGCCATCAATACAATTATTACCACAATCTTCTAAAGAAAGCGTTTTATTATAAAGAGCAGCAATATCGGAAGCAGATAATGCGTAATTATAAATTCTAAAATCATCTACTTTTCCATTTAATAAAGGATCACTAGTAAATTGACTTTTCCCAATATAATTAAACATTGGTTTAAAATCTATTGGTCTTGCTATAATAGAACTAGATTCATCAGCTAAGGCTCCATTTACGTATAAACGTGCAGAATCATTTCCTAAAGTTACTGCAACATGAGACCAAGCTCCTTCAGTTAGTTTTGCACTAGAATTTAAAGTTTCTAATCCGTTACCATTATTAATTCCAAAACGAACTGTACCAGCACCAGAATAAGGAGAAATAAACATAAATTGATCTTGGCTATTTCCAAAATCGAAAACACGTTGCCAAATTTTACCTCCATTCCAATATACCCAACTTGCTACTGTAATTTCTTCTTGATTTGCTATATCTGCAGGCAATTGTAAAAAATTATCTGCACCATTTAATTCTGCAGCATCAGTACCTATTTCACCAGAACCATAAGTAATAGTTCCTGCTGCTGCTGTATGATTTAAGTTTGAAGTTTTATCTAAAAGATTTTGTTCAAATTCATAATGAGCTACTAATGTATTGGCTCCAGTAGTAGTTGCAGAAACCTCATTAGAATAAGAAGAGTAATTTAAAGAATTATCTACTGCTTTAATTTTATAAAAATATTCTCCATTACTAGTTCTTGTATTATCTACAAAATTAGTTGTAGTAACATTTCGTGCAATTGTACTATAACTCCCACCAGCAGATGATGCTCTAAAAATAGTATAACCAGCTACATCATTCTCTGTATTTGCTGTCCAACTTAACTGAATTGCTTCTTCTTTACCTGTTGCAACTAAATTAGTTGGTGCTGCTGGTGCGTTAAATTCTACAGGAGCATCAATTGGTAAAAAACGCCATAATTGGCTATCTTTACTTTGTGCATCCCTTTTTTCCCATTGTCTAATATTGGCATTTTCATTTATAGAAGCAACATCTAGATACTTTCCACTTTGACGGTTACCAATATAAAACCATCCATCTTCATCATACTCAATAAACCAATGCCTATTTAAACTGGTACTATTTTCATAAGTTATAATATTACCGTTATTGTTTAGGTTAGAAGCATCTACAGCTATTTTTTTGTTAGTCGCAGATCCTAAACCTATTTTATAATAGGTAAAATCTCCACCTACATCTTCTGGTACAAGGCTCATTTCCCATTGTTGGTAAGTTTGTTGTGTATCTGAACCTATTTCTAAATTAGCACCGTCGTTAGCAGAACCATTTGCTACTTGCACAACTTTACCACTTGCACGATTTACCAATTTATACATTCCACTAATTGCTGGTTGAATATCTTCACCAGATTGAATGTTAATTACACGTTCTGCATTTGGTTGATTTTGATGATAACCAGTTCCTCCTGGAATATTCATTACAAACTCTCTATGAGGACCATATCCATCGTAAAAAACAGCTTTATCTTTTGATACAAATCTGTAAGATGTTGCTTTTGCTTGTCTTTCGGATGCTCCAATAAAACCTTCTACTTTTCCATCTAAATTTCTATACACAGCTGCAGCAGTCCAATTTGATCTATGTTCGGCATAACCCAATCTAACACCATCTGACGCTTTAACAAATTGACCTCCAGCAAACTCAGGTGTTCCCCACCAAATACCCATTTCCATTCCGTATTCTAAACCAACCATTGCTTCAATAACATTATGCAACTCATCATTACTTGCGTATTTTCCATCACTTTTTACGGTCTCAAAAAAAGAAGCATAATTATTAAAAGAACCCGCTAATTGATGTGTATTTCCTTCATCTAAAGTTTCCTTTAAATAAGTGTACCAAAGCAAAGCTTGGTCTGTATTTAATGTACTAGAAGAAATTCTAATTCCGTCTAATTCATTTAATTTTCGTAGTTCTGTGTTAAGAGCTGCACTAAAAGGCTTATCTCCATTTCCATAATTATTTCCAAGATCACACTCATT contains:
- a CDS encoding LamG-like jellyroll fold domain-containing protein, with the protein product MNTNKLLKGSFLLLALAFSKINAQTSTSTNFIVQPEADRTLLFDTNSTGESKNLVWGIDTAWPDLANFKRGMAFMDPENVDVVRVSYFTEEPLVNGELHPRIKEAIDKRLGYIALLNRPMKLTMNSIRFSVDPSFGTPGNYNPVTWAANIAATIKYYEAAGHEVISISPCNECDLGNNYGNGDKPFSAALNTELRKLNELDGIRISSSTLNTDQALLWYTYLKETLDEGNTHQLAGSFNNYASFFETVKSDGKYASNDELHNVIEAMVGLEYGMEMGIWWGTPEFAGGQFVKASDGVRLGYAEHRSNWTAAAVYRNLDGKVEGFIGASERQAKATSYRFVSKDKAVFYDGYGPHREFVMNIPGGTGYHQNQPNAERVINIQSGEDIQPAISGMYKLVNRASGKVVQVANGSANDGANLEIGSDTQQTYQQWEMSLVPEDVGGDFTYYKIGLGSATNKKIAVDASNLNNNGNIITYENSTSLNRHWFIEYDEDGWFYIGNRQSGKYLDVASINENANIRQWEKRDAQSKDSQLWRFLPIDAPVEFNAPAAPTNLVATGKEEAIQLSWTANTENDVAGYTIFRASSAGGSYSTIARNVTTTNFVDNTRTSNGEYFYKIKAVDNSLNYSSYSNEVSATTTGANTLVAHYEFEQNLLDKTSNLNHTAAAGTITYGSGEIGTDAAELNGADNFLQLPADIANQEEITVASWVYWNGGKIWQRVFDFGNSQDQFMFISPYSGAGTVRFGINNGNGLETLNSSAKLTEGAWSHVAVTLGNDSARLYVNGALADESSSIIARPIDFKPMFNYIGKSQFTSDPLLNGKVDDFRIYNYALSASDIAALYNKTLSLEDCGNNCIDGLTYGPIPANDVLKFNFNNTNSTLKAFVYDVNGRLLLNKNITNSKQLNVSKLPSGMYILKLNQDDKISIKKLLVRH
- a CDS encoding glycosyl hydrolase, which produces MNKKLLIVSFVLILFSSKIYSQEPNLAKKADLPTTLLSNKIINTTSTVDTVYIPIDMYENMSIEIKAKVVSSEGRGLDVDLRKKDLTGFRTSLNTEKLQWSAPLSSSYLMNFSSTEEQTIRYAVEGNMVHIYQNGSYIDSKNLTTFNNIVDGVEETDPDFSEGITGSNIAENIFGNLTTETPLDAGWKNNGAGTVPWNTPNTNSGVRFTNTLNNRFTYNGQTYSENNHFMLMRWESGVTNGSSYYYPLTLEANKTYNLSSLYTYWGNGSSGTFKIGVSKETTGINIINQSEITISNGNAKELYDNNLTFSTTDAGTYYLLVENDGAGIWFLGDIKLYEFEAESRIIVGKNYLDGSANMQITSVTFDDTGSFAPVSSGNFPKNPVNINNENYSIGRFINAEVTVSGKSEIHITEIDPLRNSAINLTSDDSWLYLERIKPSKFLDDSNPWLDAVKINGQKFDINKDRIGIYASGCVIIPNGKLATQEALTIYTEENFGGNFKKLEVETYHNNLDTYDNNVKSFKLKKGFAVTFANNKDGTGFSKMFIASDEDLEIPVLPEGFIATATDKSSFISFIRVFKWHWNSKKGLANKLGGDANYQASPSIYYNWSAGGDTENVDVTYVPMRHNLGWDSFTKINSSTNVTHVLGYNEPARPDQADMSVESAINQWPEFFKSGLRIGSPAPAAIGSSWLSEFMKICDELNYRVDFVAFHAYQDQPTSWWSWNISTAAIGGRPVWITEWNNGANWTNGADAAKWPDISGLRFYPNGDPILDENGVQKTGSLPLTAANAERNKIKLEQILSYFETNDLVEHHFLYQWVNDARSLELGGQITPAGEMFGEFNSSKGFKKSKEYNHTWKIAPAWLEQSLSNDFSKSVISWYDHNGETGKNYTLERKINDETNFTPIATLVLGEDYEAGKTISFEDEFTYDIAKYRVRAVSYKDSQSIYSREITITRDQPAAAPNLTAKALSGTVIELDWNNAANASLYNIKRSNTVDGEFELIAENISEITFRDTNLDANTTYFYKVVGVNSFGEGNSSNTVSVTTLGISAPEQIDNIYISSGDGSNIITWNFVFDTYYTIYRATSPNDTFSEIESNFEGVKYVDNSNIVNGTTYYYKVVPKNTEGTGPESDVLVATPKKGQHAKFTFNENVGVVAYDEWGGYHGELKNNANWSIGSEGSAVSLSATDESYIQVGNNIMSNLNDFSISTWFKTPAVNNDFLRLFDFGGGTGNFMLLIPKANDTQSRFIIDPINGTRYNVYMTCDFPVDEWVHVALTLEGSTLKYYINGELVFTDTNCTLTPADVGDTNQNYLGKSQYSNDLYTDYSYDSFEIYNYALVDSDVIKLSKRETLLIENIKDFNNLNVRVYPNPIERGQRINIDLSSKYNVDMKGTINVYNLLGALVSSNKIQKNVMTIKAPSKSNIYIVEIRTATITKQLKIIVK